From a region of the Anomalospiza imberbis isolate Cuckoo-Finch-1a 21T00152 chromosome 35, ASM3175350v1, whole genome shotgun sequence genome:
- the LOC137464065 gene encoding olfactory receptor 14J1-like: LLALADRRQLQLLHFCLFLGISLAALLGNGLIISAIACGHHLHTPMFFFLHNLALSDLGSICTTVPKAMHNSLWDTSTISYTGCAAQVFLLIFFMGTELSLLTIMYYDRYVSICKPLHYGTLLGSRACAHMAAAAWASAFLTALLHTANTFSLPLCQGNALGQFFCEIPQILKLSCSKSYLRELGLLAVSACLAFGCFVFIVFSYVQIFRAVLRIPSEQGRHKAFSTCLPHLAVVSLFLSTAAFAHLKPPSMSSPSLDLAVSVLYSVVPPALNPLIYSLRNQELKQIATTSVEDMWCMAQN, translated from the coding sequence ctgctggcactggcagacaggcggcagctgcagctcctgcacttctgcctcttcctgggcatctccctggctgccctcctgggcaacggcctcatcatcagcgccatagcctgcggccaccacctgcacacgcccatgttcttcttcctgcacaacctggccctcagcgacctgggctccatctgcaccactgtccccaaagccatgcacaattccctctgggacaccagcaccatctcctacacaggatgtgctgctcaggtgTTTCTGCTTATCTTCTTCATGGGAACAGAGCTTTctctcctgaccatcatgtactacgaccgctacgtgtccatctgcaaacccctgcactacgggaccctcctgggcagcagagcttgtgcccacatggcagcagctgcctgggccagtgcctttctcactgctctgctgcacacggccaatacattttccctgcctctgtgccagggcaatgccctgggccagttcttctgtgaaatcccacagatcctcaagctctcctgctccaaatcctacctcagggaacttggacttcttgctgttagtgcctgtttggcatttggttgttttgtgttcattgttttctcctatgtgcagatcttcagggccgtgctgaggatcccctctgagcagggacggcacaaagccttttccacctgcctccctcacctggctgtggtctccctgttcctcagtactgcagcatttgctcacctaaagcccccctccatgtcctccccatccctggatctggcagTGTCcgttctgtactcggtggtgcctccagccctgaaccccctcatctacagcctgaggaaccaggagctcaag